In one window of Agromyces badenianii DNA:
- the ligD gene encoding non-homologous end-joining DNA ligase — protein MADAVTLTVPGPRGDRSVRISSPTRVIWPEAGITKLELAEYFIAVGEPFVEANGDRPVSLQRFPGGVDGEQFFSKNPPKGAPDWVRSVPVTYPSGRTHPQLVIDEPAAAVWAAQMNTIVFHPWASRAERPDYPDQLRIDLDPQPGTGFAEAVPVALALRELLGEVGLSAFVKSSGSRGIHVFAPIEAEHEFLDVRHAVIALGRELERRMPEEVTTNWWKEERGDRIFIDFNQANRDRTMAGAYCPRPLPQASVSCPLEWDELESTDPSDHTVRTVPERLQRLGDPWKGMHDSSGRLDTLLEWWQRDLGDGLGELPFPPDFPKMPGEPPRVQPSRARQQP, from the coding sequence ATGGCCGATGCCGTCACACTCACCGTTCCCGGTCCGCGCGGCGATCGCTCGGTGCGGATCTCCAGTCCCACCCGCGTGATCTGGCCCGAGGCGGGCATCACGAAGCTCGAACTCGCCGAGTACTTCATCGCCGTGGGCGAGCCGTTCGTCGAGGCGAACGGCGACCGGCCGGTCTCGCTGCAGCGCTTCCCCGGCGGCGTCGACGGCGAGCAGTTCTTCTCGAAGAACCCGCCGAAGGGCGCGCCCGACTGGGTGCGCTCGGTGCCGGTGACGTATCCGAGCGGCCGCACGCATCCGCAGCTCGTGATCGACGAGCCCGCCGCCGCGGTCTGGGCGGCCCAGATGAACACGATCGTCTTCCACCCGTGGGCGTCGCGGGCCGAGCGGCCCGACTACCCCGACCAGCTGCGCATCGACCTCGATCCGCAGCCCGGCACGGGGTTCGCCGAGGCGGTGCCCGTCGCGCTGGCGCTGCGCGAGCTCCTCGGCGAGGTCGGGCTCAGCGCATTCGTGAAGAGCTCGGGCAGCCGCGGCATCCATGTCTTCGCGCCAATCGAGGCCGAGCACGAGTTCCTCGACGTGCGCCACGCGGTGATCGCGCTCGGGCGAGAGCTCGAGCGCCGGATGCCCGAGGAGGTCACCACCAACTGGTGGAAGGAGGAACGCGGCGACCGGATCTTCATCGACTTCAACCAGGCGAACCGCGACCGCACGATGGCGGGTGCGTACTGCCCCCGCCCCCTGCCGCAGGCCTCGGTGTCGTGCCCCCTCGAGTGGGACGAGCTCGAATCGACCGACCCCTCCGATCACACGGTGCGCACCGTGCCCGAGCGATTGCAGCGTCTTGGCGACCCTTGGAAGGGCATGCACGATTCATCCGGTCGCCTCGACACGCTGCTCGAGTGGTGGCAGCGCGACCTCGGCGACGGGCTCGGCGAACTGCCCTTCCCACCCGACTTCCCGAAGATGCCGGGCGAGCCGCCGCGCGTGCAGCCGAGCCGGGCCCGGCAGCAGCCCTGA
- the msrA gene encoding peptide-methionine (S)-S-oxide reductase MsrA, translating into MTTRTETAILAGGCFWGMEDLIRKRPGVLSTRVGYTGGDVPNATYRNHGTHAEAIEIVFDPEAESYRDLLEFFFQIHDPSTRNRQGNDVGTSYRSAIFPTSDEQEVIAHETIADVDASGLWPGPATTEVSPAGPFWEAEPEHQDYLEKYPNGYTCHFVRPGWKLPKRDSEPAA; encoded by the coding sequence ATGACCACACGAACCGAGACCGCGATCCTCGCCGGCGGGTGTTTCTGGGGCATGGAGGACCTGATCCGCAAGCGCCCGGGAGTGCTCAGCACTCGCGTGGGCTACACCGGCGGCGACGTGCCGAACGCCACGTATCGCAACCACGGCACGCACGCCGAGGCGATCGAGATCGTGTTCGACCCCGAGGCGGAGTCGTACCGCGACCTGCTGGAGTTCTTCTTCCAGATCCACGATCCGTCGACCAGGAACCGCCAGGGCAACGACGTCGGCACGAGCTACCGTTCGGCGATCTTCCCGACGAGCGACGAGCAGGAGGTCATCGCGCACGAGACCATCGCCGACGTCGACGCGTCGGGCCTCTGGCCCGGACCGGCGACGACCGAGGTCTCCCCGGCCGGCCCGTTCTGGGAAGCTGAGCCCGAGCACCAGGACTACCTGGAGAAGTACCCGAACGGCTACACCTGCCACTTCGTGCGGCCCGGTTGGAAGCTGCCAAAGCGCGACAGCGAGCCCGCGGCGTAG
- a CDS encoding nitroreductase family deazaflavin-dependent oxidoreductase: protein MPTVLQIVRSVVSPLTRTRVFRWSAPRILPPVERVIAWLTGGRVQLSALLVPSLVLHTTGAKSGEPRDTALMYTPDGQGRAIVAGTSFARDRHPGWTYNLLAHPDAAITVRGSRMPVRASLIGDDEREAAWARIEAQWPGYRAYERESGRVVRLFRLQPVADPHRASM from the coding sequence ATGCCGACCGTGCTGCAGATCGTTCGTTCCGTGGTGTCGCCGCTGACCCGCACCCGCGTCTTCCGGTGGAGTGCGCCGCGAATCCTTCCGCCGGTGGAGCGCGTGATCGCGTGGCTCACCGGCGGACGCGTGCAGCTCAGCGCCCTGCTCGTGCCGTCGCTCGTGCTGCACACGACCGGCGCGAAGTCGGGCGAGCCTCGCGATACCGCCCTCATGTACACGCCCGACGGGCAGGGGCGTGCGATCGTCGCCGGCACGAGCTTCGCGCGCGACCGGCATCCCGGGTGGACCTACAACCTGCTCGCGCATCCCGACGCGGCGATCACCGTGCGCGGTTCCCGCATGCCGGTGCGGGCGAGCCTGATCGGTGACGACGAGCGCGAGGCCGCATGGGCCCGCATCGAGGCCCAGTGGCCCGGTTATCGCGCGTACGAGCGGGAATCGGGCCGTGTGGTTCGCCTCTTCCGGCTGCAGCCCGTCGCAGACCCGCACCGCGCGTCGATGTGA
- a CDS encoding GTP pyrophosphokinase — translation MLTARAQRTLETIDGQTLDEMRALRDETERFMMRYKFGMDEVITKLSILREEFSQTHDYNPIEHISSRLKSLDSVIEKMRRKGIDPTFDTIRDTITDIAGVRVTCSFVSDAYRLFELLTAQRDIRVLQVKDYIKEPKSNGYQSLHVIVEVPVFLSTGAHPVAVEVQIRTIAMDFWASLEHKIYYKYERQVPQELLDGLTDAAHTAAELDARMERLHREVHGAPRPLLGSALNPVDGRPGIEI, via the coding sequence ATGCTCACCGCCCGTGCGCAGCGCACGCTCGAGACCATCGACGGTCAGACGCTCGACGAGATGCGTGCGCTCCGCGACGAGACCGAGCGCTTCATGATGCGCTACAAGTTCGGCATGGACGAGGTGATCACGAAGCTCTCGATCCTGCGCGAGGAGTTCAGCCAGACGCACGACTACAACCCCATCGAGCACATCTCGAGCCGGCTCAAGAGCCTCGACAGCGTGATCGAGAAGATGCGGCGAAAAGGCATCGACCCGACGTTCGACACGATCCGCGACACCATCACCGATATCGCAGGAGTGCGTGTCACGTGCAGCTTCGTCTCGGACGCCTACCGACTCTTCGAGTTGCTCACGGCGCAGCGGGACATCCGGGTGCTGCAGGTCAAGGACTACATCAAGGAGCCGAAGTCCAACGGATACCAGAGCCTGCACGTCATCGTCGAGGTTCCGGTGTTCCTCTCGACGGGTGCGCACCCGGTCGCCGTCGAGGTGCAGATCCGCACGATCGCAATGGACTTCTGGGCGAGCCTCGAGCACAAGATCTACTACAAGTACGAGCGCCAGGTGCCGCAGGAACTGCTCGACGGCCTGACGGATGCCGCGCACACCGCCGCGGAACTCGACGCACGAATGGAGCGACTGCATCGCGAGGTGCATGGGGCGCCCCGGCCGCTGCTCGGCTCGGCCCTGAACCCGGTCGACGGCCGGCCCGGCATCGAAATCTGA
- the msrB gene encoding peptide-methionine (R)-S-oxide reductase MsrB, which produces MSQDYRKTPEAIDRLTRNQYRVTQEDGTEPAFRNEYWNNHEPGIYVDVVSGQPLFASTDKYDSRSGWPSFTKPIEPDAVTEKTDRSMFMKRVEVRSAGADSHLGHVFDDGPVDAGGLRYCMNSAALRFVPLAELDEAGYGRYRALFENQENAR; this is translated from the coding sequence GTGTCACAGGACTACCGCAAGACTCCCGAGGCAATCGACCGCCTCACCCGGAATCAGTACCGGGTCACGCAGGAGGACGGCACCGAGCCGGCCTTCCGAAACGAGTACTGGAACAACCACGAGCCCGGCATCTACGTCGACGTCGTCTCGGGGCAGCCGCTCTTCGCCTCGACCGACAAGTACGACAGCCGTTCGGGCTGGCCGAGCTTCACCAAGCCGATCGAGCCCGATGCCGTCACCGAGAAGACCGACCGCTCGATGTTCATGAAACGCGTCGAGGTGCGGTCGGCCGGCGCCGACAGCCACCTCGGTCACGTCTTCGACGACGGCCCGGTGGATGCCGGTGGCCTTCGGTACTGCATGAACTCCGCTGCCCTGCGCTTCGTTCCGCTCGCCGAGCTGGACGAGGCGGGCTACGGTCGATACCGCGCACTGTTCGAGAACCAGGAGAACGCACGATGA
- a CDS encoding DUF2277 domain-containing protein, with protein sequence MCRNIHTLHNFEPATTDDEVHAAALQFVRKVSGSTKPSKANAEAFDRAVAEIAHVTRHLLDDLVTTAPPKNREVEAAKARERSAQRYASPVAQTA encoded by the coding sequence ATGTGCAGGAACATCCACACCCTCCACAATTTCGAACCGGCGACCACCGACGACGAGGTGCACGCGGCCGCGTTGCAGTTCGTGCGCAAGGTGAGCGGGTCGACCAAGCCCTCGAAGGCCAACGCCGAGGCGTTCGATCGAGCCGTGGCCGAGATCGCGCACGTCACCCGTCACCTGCTCGACGATCTCGTGACGACCGCGCCGCCGAAGAACCGCGAGGTCGAAGCCGCCAAGGCCCGCGAGCGGTCCGCGCAACGGTACGCGTCACCGGTGGCGCAGACCGCCTGA
- a CDS encoding lysophospholipid acyltransferase family protein — translation MTRRPSEPIYSTAIAAGRALFGFWGLKRRVSGAEHIPATGGAVLAMTHFGYFEFALVEWAVWLENRRRIRFMAKKGAFDKPVVGHLLRGMKHISVDMKAGAAAYAKAVEALRDGELLGVFPEAGVSASYTVRELKTGAARLAAEARVPIIPVAVWGGHRLLTKGHRVGFFERFGVPVTFAFGAPISVAADDDPHAVTERLRTTLQGLVDRLQAEYPVDGTGKWWQPRALGGTAPTPEEAAAADAARDAARAARAESDH, via the coding sequence ATGACGCGTCGTCCGAGTGAACCGATCTACAGCACGGCGATCGCGGCCGGGCGTGCGCTCTTCGGCTTCTGGGGGCTGAAACGACGGGTCAGCGGTGCTGAGCACATTCCCGCGACCGGTGGTGCGGTGCTCGCGATGACGCATTTTGGATACTTCGAGTTCGCGCTCGTCGAGTGGGCCGTGTGGCTCGAGAACCGCCGTCGCATCCGTTTCATGGCCAAGAAGGGCGCCTTCGACAAGCCGGTCGTCGGTCACCTGCTGCGCGGCATGAAGCACATCTCGGTCGACATGAAGGCGGGCGCCGCGGCGTACGCGAAGGCCGTGGAAGCGCTTCGCGACGGGGAGTTGCTGGGCGTCTTCCCCGAGGCCGGCGTCAGCGCCTCCTACACCGTGCGCGAACTCAAGACGGGCGCCGCTCGACTCGCCGCCGAAGCCCGCGTGCCGATCATCCCGGTCGCGGTGTGGGGCGGTCACCGACTGCTCACCAAGGGGCATCGGGTCGGGTTCTTCGAGCGATTCGGCGTGCCGGTGACCTTCGCCTTCGGCGCCCCGATCTCCGTCGCCGCCGATGACGACCCCCATGCGGTGACCGAACGGCTGCGCACGACGCTGCAAGGCCTCGTCGATCGGCTCCAGGCGGAGTATCCCGTCGACGGCACGGGCAAGTGGTGGCAGCCCCGAGCGCTCGGCGGCACCGCCCCCACCCCGGAAGAGGCTGCGGCCGCCGATGCGGCCCGCGATGCGGCCCGCGCTGCCCGTGCCGAATCCGATCACTGA
- a CDS encoding YihY/virulence factor BrkB family protein — protein sequence MSEHGADYGTTAKTTTSSKGGLVAFGKRATAWALTRKPVRAFLLYLEHHGPVLADSVTYRVLFSVFAGVFLGFAVAGTWLAGNPDALDALVETVGAAIPGLVGEDGLISPDDVVQPLTLSIAGIVGLVGLVGAAIGAIGSLRVAFRAIGDQPDDQTFFLWVLLRDLLLAIGFGAALAAAAAVTFLSTTALGTLFSWLGISTHDAVFDAATRFVSIVVIFVIDTLVIAVMFRLLSGMRPRARSLWTGAVIGGVGLTVLQLLSSLFVGGASNNPLLASFGSLIALLIWLNLSSQVILIAAAYIVTGVDEERDRVHALHGAPTLAIRRMQHAERRAADAAAELVTAREAVERERTGA from the coding sequence ATGAGCGAGCACGGGGCGGACTACGGCACCACGGCGAAGACGACGACGTCTTCGAAGGGGGGTCTCGTCGCATTCGGCAAGCGGGCGACGGCCTGGGCGCTGACGAGGAAGCCGGTTCGAGCCTTCCTCCTCTACCTGGAACATCACGGCCCCGTGCTGGCCGACAGCGTCACCTACCGCGTGCTCTTCTCAGTCTTCGCGGGGGTGTTCCTCGGATTCGCCGTCGCCGGCACCTGGCTGGCAGGCAACCCCGATGCGCTCGACGCCCTCGTCGAGACCGTCGGTGCGGCCATTCCCGGCCTCGTCGGCGAAGACGGACTGATCTCGCCCGATGACGTCGTGCAGCCGCTGACCCTCAGCATCGCCGGCATCGTCGGTCTCGTCGGTCTCGTCGGCGCGGCCATCGGCGCGATCGGATCGCTCCGCGTCGCCTTCCGCGCGATCGGCGACCAGCCCGACGACCAGACCTTCTTCCTCTGGGTGCTCCTGCGCGACCTGCTGCTGGCCATCGGGTTCGGCGCCGCGCTCGCCGCGGCCGCGGCAGTCACGTTCCTCAGCACGACCGCACTCGGCACGCTCTTCTCGTGGTTGGGCATCTCGACCCACGACGCCGTGTTCGACGCGGCCACGAGATTCGTCTCCATCGTGGTGATCTTCGTGATCGACACGCTCGTGATCGCCGTGATGTTCCGTCTGCTCTCGGGCATGCGGCCGCGAGCCCGTTCGCTCTGGACGGGTGCCGTGATCGGCGGCGTCGGGCTGACCGTGCTGCAGCTGCTCTCGAGCCTCTTCGTCGGCGGCGCCTCCAACAACCCGCTGCTCGCCTCCTTCGGCTCGCTGATCGCCCTGCTCATCTGGCTGAACCTGTCGAGCCAGGTCATCCTGATCGCGGCCGCGTACATCGTCACGGGCGTCGATGAGGAACGCGATCGCGTGCACGCGCTTCACGGCGCACCGACACTGGCGATCCGGCGCATGCAGCATGCAGAACGACGAGCAGCGGATGCCGCGGCCGAGCTCGTGACCGCGCGCGAGGCCGTCGAGCGCGAGCGCACCGGCGCGTGA